One part of the Arachidicoccus terrestris genome encodes these proteins:
- a CDS encoding class I SAM-dependent methyltransferase, with translation MNDIQKYFENNTGRLIHKWHHYFDIYDRHFSKYRGKEVVVLEIGVYQGGSLKMWQDYFGPKAKLYAIDIDPNCKSFADEQTTILIGSQSDRQFLKKVIAELPPIDIFIDDGGHTMKQQIVSFEEIFSHVKSDGVYLCEDLHTSYWPIYGGGYKRKNSFIEYSKNWIDFMNAFHSQSSRLKVTDFTRSVKGIHYYDSIVVVEKAPIDPPQDSMSGNASIPTPVAIRPKNFFERNFNKIMGKLNLPFYID, from the coding sequence ATGAATGATATTCAGAAATATTTTGAAAATAATACAGGTAGACTTATCCATAAATGGCACCATTATTTTGATATCTACGACCGGCACTTTTCAAAATACAGAGGTAAAGAAGTCGTTGTACTGGAAATCGGTGTATATCAGGGTGGAAGCCTTAAGATGTGGCAGGACTATTTCGGCCCTAAGGCAAAACTCTACGCGATCGATATAGACCCCAACTGTAAAAGTTTCGCGGATGAACAAACGACCATACTCATTGGCAGTCAGTCAGACCGTCAGTTTTTAAAAAAGGTAATAGCTGAACTCCCCCCAATTGACATCTTTATTGATGATGGTGGGCATACAATGAAACAACAGATTGTTTCTTTTGAAGAGATCTTTTCCCATGTAAAATCTGACGGTGTGTATTTATGCGAAGATCTGCATACATCTTATTGGCCCATATACGGAGGCGGTTACAAGAGAAAGAATTCCTTTATCGAATATAGTAAAAACTGGATCGATTTCATGAACGCTTTTCATAGCCAAAGTAGCCGGTTAAAAGTAACTGACTTCACCAGATCGGTCAAGGGAATTCATTATTATGATAGTATTGTGGTCGTGGAAAAAGCTCCTATCGACCCTCCGCAGGATTCAATGTCAGGCAATGCCTCCATTCCTACACCCGTTGCCATCCGGCCAAAGAACTTTTTCGAGAGAAACTTCAACAAGATCATGGGTAAATTGAACTTACCCTTTTACATCGATTAA
- a CDS encoding lytic transglycosylase domain-containing protein: MKRSLVSRIKENFLTLTGIKYCIGLVLMGGFAVSIMSFSSYSSDLLPAPGKDTKLKAKGPKGFVSLLPKTKPVILDPSTEGVKPATIDLSDVKVDLNSKVEDFADSYIRREYTDLTRMKSSAKSMFATMDRILEENHLPTQLKYLAVIESSLKAHLRMRSGALGYWQLMPDEAVRYGLLKNGHDYRTDLARSTEAASKLLTSLHNRYHDWLLTIAAYNAGVGGVNRAIKKAGGSKDFWKVQYYLPKETRNHVKKFISTHYFFEGSGGITTMSAKETKKLKEELAANEDGNEVIQLIGNTNVVRIKGIYKKDAICKVLNIKESEFDKINPNFDKALSDGQFYDLHLPDGKTDQFLKKKDQILQQCFNDLLDADSPSSEKLPAGRTAIDRS, translated from the coding sequence ATGAAGCGGAGTTTAGTTTCCCGGATTAAAGAGAATTTTTTGACCTTGACAGGTATAAAGTACTGTATCGGCCTTGTGTTGATGGGGGGCTTTGCTGTGTCAATAATGTCATTTAGCAGCTACAGCAGTGATTTATTGCCTGCTCCGGGTAAGGATACGAAATTAAAAGCAAAAGGCCCTAAAGGGTTCGTTAGCTTATTACCTAAGACCAAACCGGTTATTTTAGACCCTTCGACTGAAGGGGTCAAACCCGCAACAATTGATCTTTCTGATGTTAAGGTAGATTTGAACAGCAAGGTAGAAGATTTTGCGGATAGTTATATTCGTCGTGAATATACCGACCTGACCCGTATGAAATCCTCTGCCAAGTCCATGTTCGCCACCATGGACAGGATTCTGGAAGAAAATCATCTGCCTACACAGTTAAAATATCTGGCTGTCATTGAAAGTAGCCTGAAGGCACATCTTAGAATGCGTTCCGGTGCGTTAGGTTATTGGCAATTGATGCCCGATGAGGCGGTACGGTACGGATTGCTTAAGAATGGGCACGATTACCGTACGGATCTGGCCAGAAGTACGGAAGCTGCTTCCAAATTACTGACTTCTCTGCATAATCGTTATCATGACTGGTTGCTCACTATCGCCGCTTATAACGCAGGTGTTGGCGGAGTAAACAGGGCGATAAAAAAAGCAGGTGGTAGCAAAGATTTTTGGAAAGTGCAGTATTATCTGCCGAAGGAGACACGCAACCATGTCAAGAAGTTTATCAGTACGCATTATTTCTTTGAAGGTAGCGGCGGGATCACCACCATGAGCGCCAAAGAAACTAAAAAATTAAAAGAAGAACTGGCGGCTAATGAAGATGGCAATGAAGTAATTCAGTTAATCGGTAATACAAATGTTGTAAGAATTAAGGGCATTTATAAGAAGGATGCGATTTGTAAAGTATTGAATATTAAAGAATCAGAGTTTGATAAAATTAATCCAAACTTTGATAAGGCCCTTTCAGACGGACAGTTCTACGATTTACATTTACCCGATGGGAAAACAGACCAGTTCCTTAAAAAGAAGGATCAGATCCTACAGCAGTGTTTTAATGATCTGTTGGATGCAGATTCGCCAAGCAGTGAGAAGCTGCCGGCCGGCAGAACAGCTATCGATCGTTCTTAA
- the gatA gene encoding Asp-tRNA(Asn)/Glu-tRNA(Gln) amidotransferase subunit GatA, translated as MIAVLFSFTSIETYLDDLQHHRTSCEAAVNHFLLRIAEKTHLNAFLEVFEEEAIQRAKMLDHQRRDGAPMGKLHGVIVGLKDVISYRGHGLTASSNMLKGYEAVYNATVVERLLEEGAIIIGRQNCDEFAMGSSNEHSAYGAVLNDADNNRVPGGSSGGSAVSVQAGLCMVSLGSDTGGSVRQPADFCGVIGLKPSYGRISRYGLIAYASTFDQIGIFSTNIPDAARVLEVISGADDMDSTVSQSPVEAYSQLLKAGRREDKRYKLAYFKQALEHPGLDPEIKNAVSDLIDKLRAEGHTVTPIEFELLDYVVPTYYVLTTAEASTNLSRYDGVKFGHQTTQKVDDLTEFYKKNRSEGFGKEVKKRIMLGTFVLSAFYFDAYFAKAQQIRQLLSEKSKEIFNKYDALISPNAPCSAFKLGEKQGDATEMYLADIYTVFANLVGIPGISLPLFHTKDGMPFGIQLMSDQLKELSLLTLSDQLMQSEGKH; from the coding sequence ATAATTGCCGTTCTGTTTAGTTTTACCTCTATTGAAACTTATTTAGATGATTTACAGCACCATCGCACGAGTTGCGAGGCGGCTGTAAATCATTTTTTATTGCGCATAGCAGAGAAAACGCATCTCAATGCATTCTTGGAAGTATTTGAAGAAGAAGCCATTCAGCGGGCAAAAATGTTGGACCATCAGCGACGTGACGGGGCCCCGATGGGTAAACTACACGGCGTTATTGTTGGGCTCAAAGATGTTATCAGCTACCGGGGGCATGGCCTGACGGCCAGTTCTAATATGCTGAAAGGCTATGAGGCTGTTTATAATGCAACCGTGGTCGAGCGTCTATTGGAAGAAGGGGCCATTATCATTGGTCGCCAGAACTGTGATGAATTTGCCATGGGATCCAGCAATGAACATTCTGCTTACGGAGCTGTGCTCAACGATGCCGATAATAACAGGGTACCCGGTGGTTCTTCGGGAGGATCGGCTGTGTCTGTTCAGGCCGGCCTTTGTATGGTTAGCCTGGGAAGCGATACAGGCGGATCTGTTCGTCAACCGGCGGATTTTTGTGGTGTAATCGGCCTTAAACCTTCTTATGGCCGGATTTCCCGGTATGGACTGATCGCTTATGCATCTACTTTTGACCAGATCGGTATTTTTTCCACTAATATACCGGATGCCGCCAGAGTGCTGGAGGTTATCTCTGGGGCTGATGATATGGATAGTACGGTTAGCCAGTCGCCGGTAGAGGCTTACAGTCAGTTATTAAAGGCGGGGCGCCGTGAAGACAAAAGATATAAGCTGGCTTATTTTAAACAGGCGCTTGAGCATCCGGGCCTGGATCCGGAAATTAAAAACGCTGTTTCGGATCTGATAGATAAACTGAGAGCAGAAGGCCATACTGTTACTCCCATTGAATTTGAGCTTCTTGATTATGTTGTCCCAACCTATTATGTACTCACTACCGCAGAAGCATCTACGAATCTATCCCGATATGACGGAGTCAAATTTGGCCATCAAACAACTCAAAAAGTAGATGATTTAACAGAATTTTATAAAAAGAATAGGAGCGAAGGCTTTGGAAAGGAAGTGAAAAAAAGAATTATGTTAGGTACTTTTGTACTTAGTGCATTTTATTTTGATGCTTACTTTGCTAAAGCTCAGCAAATTAGACAATTACTATCTGAAAAGTCTAAAGAAATATTTAACAAATACGATGCGCTGATCTCCCCCAATGCTCCTTGTTCGGCTTTTAAATTAGGGGAAAAGCAGGGTGATGCCACCGAGATGTATCTGGCTGATATCTATACAGTTTTCGCCAATCTGGTCGGCATTCCCGGGATTTCGTTGCCACTTTTCCACACAAAGGATGGCATGCCTTTTGGTATACAGCTGATGTCAGATCAACTTAAAGAGTTATCTTTGCTAACTCTTTCGGATCAATTGATGCAATCAGAAGGCAAACATTAA
- a CDS encoding Sec-independent protein translocase subunit TatA/TatB, whose translation MGDIGFSEILLIAVVILVLFGSRKIPEFMRGLGKGVREFNDAKDSVRKELEEGMKEKDTPKTAAKSVETIEPVETAVTEK comes from the coding sequence ATGGGAGATATTGGCTTTTCAGAAATTTTATTGATCGCAGTAGTTATCTTGGTGCTTTTCGGCAGCCGTAAGATTCCTGAGTTCATGCGTGGGTTAGGTAAAGGTGTCCGGGAATTTAACGATGCCAAAGACAGCGTTCGCAAGGAGCTGGAAGAAGGCATGAAGGAAAAAGATACACCTAAAACTGCTGCTAAATCGGTAGAAACAATTGAACCGGTAGAAACAGCTGTTACAGAAAAGTAG
- a CDS encoding fatty acid desaturase family protein codes for MAVPKFPKSGNSFHVELKNRINDYFATTNQSVTGGMRIYSKAVILYAALIYCYIQTVFFTPESLWLDILLCIAIGALISGVGFNVMHDGGHGSFSKYPTVNKIAAYSAEIVGASQFMWNMKHNIIHHAFTNIDGVDDDIDAKPFLRMASTQKKYKMHKFQHLYFWMFYSILHIYWTLLSDYKKYFTGKIGSMPLKKMKSTDHILFWGFKAVYYTLFIVVPIIRLGFEKWIIGYLIFSLTAGLILSVVFQLAHTVEDTEFPVPDIATGKLADEWAVHQLKTTANFATNSKIISWYVGGLNFQVEHHLFPKISHVHYPAINKIVKQACKEYNVTYIEYKRMYQAFISHVSFLKHMGQIA; via the coding sequence ATGGCAGTTCCTAAATTCCCTAAAAGCGGTAATTCTTTTCATGTAGAACTTAAAAACCGTATCAACGATTATTTTGCTACCACCAATCAGAGTGTGACAGGGGGTATGCGCATATACAGCAAGGCCGTTATTTTATATGCCGCCTTGATCTACTGCTATATTCAGACCGTGTTTTTTACACCGGAAAGCCTATGGCTGGATATATTACTTTGTATAGCTATTGGTGCTTTGATCTCCGGAGTGGGATTCAATGTGATGCATGATGGTGGTCACGGGAGTTTTAGTAAGTATCCAACGGTGAATAAAATAGCTGCTTATTCTGCAGAAATAGTTGGGGCGAGCCAGTTTATGTGGAATATGAAGCATAATATCATTCACCATGCCTTTACCAATATCGACGGAGTGGATGATGATATTGACGCCAAGCCGTTTTTGAGGATGGCATCTACGCAAAAAAAATACAAAATGCACAAGTTTCAGCATCTGTATTTTTGGATGTTTTATTCTATTTTACATATTTACTGGACCCTGCTTAGTGATTATAAAAAATATTTCACCGGTAAAATCGGTTCAATGCCGTTGAAAAAAATGAAGAGCACGGATCATATTCTTTTCTGGGGTTTTAAAGCGGTATATTATACCTTGTTTATTGTGGTTCCCATTATCCGGTTGGGATTTGAAAAATGGATTATCGGCTATCTGATCTTCTCATTAACCGCAGGTTTGATCTTGAGCGTTGTATTTCAGCTGGCACACACGGTAGAGGATACAGAGTTTCCCGTACCGGATATAGCTACCGGTAAACTGGCTGATGAATGGGCGGTACACCAGTTGAAGACTACGGCCAATTTTGCAACCAATAGCAAGATTATTTCCTGGTATGTAGGAGGGCTTAACTTTCAGGTAGAGCATCACCTGTTTCCTAAGATTTCCCATGTACACTATCCGGCCATTAATAAAATCGTCAAGCAGGCATGCAAAGAATATAATGTAACTTATATCGAGTATAAGCGTATGTATCAGGCCTTTATATCGCATGTTAGCTTCTTAAAACATATGGGGCAGATCGCGTGA
- the bshB1 gene encoding bacillithiol biosynthesis deacetylase BshB1 — protein sequence MKVDILAVGVHPDDVELGCGGAIIASVKEGKKVAVIDLTRGELGSRGTPETREQEAEAASKIMQLAARENLAMADGFFQITQENTLKVIRVIRKYRPEVLICNAPHDRHPDHGRSSQLVKEAAFLSGLIRIETEENGEKQAAWRPKHLYHYIQDDYIEPDFIFDITNTFNQRQEAILSYTTQFNVVAGDGVQTYISKPQFIQGVEARARLFGKRIGAEFGEGYIKTRALGISSFDRFTL from the coding sequence ATGAAAGTAGATATACTAGCCGTTGGCGTTCATCCAGATGATGTCGAATTAGGATGTGGCGGGGCGATTATAGCCTCCGTGAAGGAAGGGAAAAAAGTAGCGGTAATAGATCTTACCCGAGGAGAATTGGGGTCCAGGGGAACGCCCGAGACCAGAGAACAGGAAGCAGAAGCTGCGTCTAAGATTATGCAGCTCGCCGCCCGTGAAAATCTGGCAATGGCAGATGGTTTTTTTCAGATTACGCAAGAAAATACCCTGAAAGTAATAAGGGTTATCCGTAAATACCGACCTGAAGTACTGATTTGTAATGCACCTCATGACCGGCACCCCGATCATGGGCGTAGTTCTCAGCTGGTGAAGGAAGCCGCCTTTCTATCGGGCCTGATTCGTATAGAAACAGAAGAAAACGGAGAAAAGCAGGCTGCCTGGAGGCCCAAACATCTGTATCATTATATTCAGGATGATTATATTGAACCGGATTTTATATTTGACATTACAAACACATTCAATCAAAGACAGGAAGCGATCCTCAGCTATACCACGCAATTTAACGTTGTGGCCGGAGATGGAGTACAGACCTATATCTCAAAGCCGCAGTTTATCCAGGGGGTAGAAGCAAGAGCCAGATTATTTGGTAAAAGAATCGGGGCTGAGTTTGGGGAGGGGTATATTAAAACCCGTGCACTGGGCATCAGCAGCTTTGATCGTTTTACCCTCTAA
- a CDS encoding DUF4294 domain-containing protein, with protein sequence MKAVSKIMSPVILVSILLIGREVAAQQLSSSLQIGPYDSIRVELTFTETGIPVPTSELEPLYLFAQMTAKWRKYYQAWGRLKNAVYVTYPYAKAAGSVINQINQELVGVTSKHKRKKIIKSHEKELKEKFSSKLRNLSVYQGKVLMKLINRETGNSCYEIIDEYKGDFSAVVYQGVARIFGSSLKQSYDGARDDRSIEILAQQAASYYGY encoded by the coding sequence ATGAAAGCAGTTAGCAAAATAATGAGCCCGGTGATCCTGGTAAGTATCCTACTTATCGGCAGGGAGGTCGCTGCTCAACAGTTATCTTCATCGTTACAAATAGGACCCTATGATTCTATCCGGGTAGAATTAACTTTTACTGAAACCGGTATCCCGGTACCTACCAGTGAACTGGAACCTCTTTATCTGTTCGCACAGATGACGGCCAAATGGCGTAAATATTACCAGGCATGGGGACGGCTTAAAAATGCCGTTTATGTCACTTACCCTTATGCGAAGGCCGCCGGTTCTGTGATCAATCAGATCAACCAGGAATTAGTCGGGGTTACCAGTAAGCATAAACGGAAAAAGATTATCAAAAGTCACGAAAAGGAACTCAAAGAAAAATTCTCGAGCAAGTTACGTAACCTCTCTGTGTATCAAGGTAAAGTTCTTATGAAATTGATCAACCGGGAAACCGGTAACAGTTGTTACGAGATCATCGATGAATATAAGGGTGATTTCTCGGCAGTGGTCTATCAGGGGGTAGCCCGGATTTTCGGCTCCTCTTTGAAACAATCTTATGACGGAGCCCGCGATGACCGCTCTATAGAGATTTTAGCGCAGCAAGCCGCCTCTTACTATGGCTATTAA
- the holA gene encoding DNA polymerase III subunit delta — MSVEKIIGDWKKGSFKPIYWLEGDEPYYIDQIVNYAEKRLLTESEAGFNLTIFYGRDASWSDVANTCKRFPMFAERQVVILKEAQYMKDIAKLESYCEKPQPETVLVISYKDKKLDTRTKFGKAIKKNAEIASFKKIYDNKLPEWIGNRVKQLGYQTTPKAVMLLAEHIGNDLSRIENELNKLAVNLTDNKTITEDEIETYIGISKDYNVFELQRAVAGKDLPRVISMIQYFDKNPKAAPVQVILPTLYNFFSKTSMVFYAGNGEAAIASALGVHPFFAKDYMAAARLYGHAGVDKTLLLLHAYNLKSIGINNGGASESDLLKELMVKLMS; from the coding sequence ATGTCTGTTGAAAAAATTATCGGCGATTGGAAAAAAGGCAGTTTCAAACCCATCTATTGGTTGGAGGGAGACGAGCCCTATTATATTGATCAGATCGTAAACTATGCGGAAAAGCGCCTGTTGACGGAGTCTGAGGCAGGATTCAACCTGACCATTTTTTATGGCCGGGATGCCTCCTGGTCTGATGTAGCCAATACCTGCAAAAGGTTCCCGATGTTTGCCGAAAGGCAAGTCGTGATTCTGAAAGAGGCGCAATACATGAAAGATATTGCCAAGCTGGAATCCTATTGCGAAAAGCCTCAGCCAGAAACCGTGCTGGTCATCAGCTATAAAGATAAAAAGCTGGACACCCGGACCAAATTTGGCAAGGCTATCAAAAAAAATGCGGAGATCGCCTCTTTCAAAAAAATCTACGATAATAAGCTTCCCGAATGGATCGGCAACCGGGTAAAACAGCTGGGTTATCAGACGACACCCAAAGCCGTCATGCTTCTTGCAGAACATATCGGAAATGACCTGTCCCGCATAGAAAATGAGTTGAACAAACTGGCTGTTAACCTTACAGATAACAAAACGATTACGGAGGATGAAATAGAAACTTATATCGGTATCAGCAAAGACTATAATGTCTTTGAGTTGCAAAGAGCAGTTGCCGGCAAAGATCTGCCCCGGGTGATCAGCATGATCCAATATTTTGACAAAAACCCGAAGGCAGCGCCGGTACAAGTAATCTTGCCTACGCTTTACAATTTTTTTTCAAAGACCTCCATGGTCTTCTATGCGGGTAATGGCGAAGCTGCTATAGCCTCTGCATTGGGAGTACATCCTTTTTTTGCCAAAGACTACATGGCGGCAGCCAGACTATATGGACATGCCGGAGTTGATAAAACCTTATTATTACTCCACGCTTATAATCTCAAGAGTATTGGCATTAATAACGGAGGGGCTTCTGAAAGCGATTTACTAAAAGAATTGATGGTAAAACTGATGTCCTAA
- a CDS encoding RecQ family ATP-dependent DNA helicase, producing MEQRQLHDILSRYWGYDSLRGIQQSVIEAVLENKDVLALMPTGGGKSLCFQVPAMMRSGLCLVVSPLIALMQDQVQHLQQRGIAAIALHSGLNATDIARIYDELEGDKYRFLYVSPERLDTVSFLQCMSRLKVQLLVIDEAHCIAEWGYDFRPAYLNIGMLREELRNVPCLALTASATPLVQKDIIDKLRLQQAEVLIQGFSRPGLSYRIELCVNEADKLEKLYTLLSRCKEERVLIYARSRKAVEALSAQLNAAGYSSTFYHAGIAGEQREQRQEDWLGNKLPIMVCTSAFGMGVDKPDVRWVVHYGPTDNLESYYQQAGRAGRDGNPSTALLLYTEGDLQMLEKLSGLFYPSFETIQHFYQDLADYLQLPVGLGEDRFFSFRTKDFAERFQWNPLQVHSILKALEQSGLITYLEQVYLPSKLKITASRSQIEIYSEGFPEAGEVLDFLMRHYAHIFIESVTIRERQIAWDLYLDEARIRHILYNLHQDGYIQYLPARNLPQVHFLTARAPAGSLLFDHERYQRRKKWFEWRLDMLIRYIQQKDKCRAQMLAAYFGQQLAVPCGICDNCQVEKRADV from the coding sequence ATGGAACAGCGGCAACTTCATGATATTTTGAGCAGATATTGGGGTTATGACAGCCTCAGGGGCATTCAGCAATCCGTCATTGAAGCCGTCTTGGAGAACAAGGATGTATTAGCGCTGATGCCGACAGGAGGCGGCAAATCCCTTTGCTTTCAGGTGCCGGCTATGATGCGCTCTGGTCTCTGTCTGGTTGTTTCGCCATTGATCGCGTTAATGCAAGACCAGGTGCAACATCTGCAACAAAGGGGTATTGCTGCAATTGCCCTTCACAGCGGCCTGAATGCCACAGATATCGCACGTATCTATGACGAGTTGGAAGGGGATAAATATCGCTTTTTATATGTATCGCCCGAGCGTCTGGACACAGTAAGCTTCCTGCAATGTATGAGCCGCCTCAAGGTGCAATTGCTTGTAATAGATGAGGCGCACTGTATTGCGGAATGGGGATATGATTTCAGGCCCGCTTACCTCAATATCGGGATGCTTCGGGAAGAGCTGAGAAATGTTCCTTGTCTGGCACTGACGGCTAGCGCCACGCCTCTTGTACAAAAGGACATTATCGACAAACTCCGGTTACAACAAGCTGAAGTCCTGATTCAGGGTTTTAGCAGACCTGGGCTTAGCTACCGGATCGAACTTTGTGTTAACGAAGCAGATAAACTGGAGAAGCTATACACATTGTTATCCCGCTGTAAAGAAGAGCGTGTTCTTATTTATGCGCGCAGCCGAAAAGCAGTAGAAGCGTTATCAGCTCAGCTGAATGCTGCCGGTTATTCCAGTACCTTCTATCACGCAGGCATAGCCGGTGAGCAACGCGAGCAAAGGCAAGAGGATTGGCTAGGAAACAAACTGCCCATTATGGTTTGCACCAGCGCCTTTGGTATGGGGGTTGATAAGCCCGATGTCAGGTGGGTAGTGCATTATGGACCAACCGATAATCTGGAGTCTTATTACCAGCAAGCCGGCCGGGCCGGCAGAGACGGGAACCCTTCAACAGCCCTGTTGTTATATACAGAAGGGGATCTTCAGATGTTGGAGAAATTATCCGGGCTCTTTTATCCCTCTTTTGAGACGATACAACATTTTTATCAAGACCTCGCTGACTACCTGCAGTTGCCGGTCGGGTTGGGAGAGGATCGTTTTTTTAGTTTCCGGACAAAGGATTTTGCGGAGCGTTTTCAATGGAATCCATTACAGGTGCATAGTATTCTAAAGGCTCTGGAGCAATCGGGCCTGATCACCTATCTGGAACAGGTATATCTGCCGTCTAAATTAAAGATAACTGCTTCCAGGTCCCAAATCGAGATCTATAGTGAAGGATTTCCTGAGGCCGGCGAGGTGCTGGATTTCCTGATGCGTCACTACGCGCATATTTTTATCGAATCGGTTACGATCAGAGAGCGCCAGATCGCCTGGGATTTATATCTGGATGAGGCACGTATCAGGCATATCCTTTATAACCTGCATCAGGACGGATATATACAGTATCTACCCGCGCGTAATCTACCTCAGGTCCATTTTTTAACGGCCCGGGCTCCGGCCGGATCACTGTTGTTTGATCATGAGCGATACCAGAGAAGAAAAAAATGGTTTGAATGGCGGCTCGATATGTTAATCCGGTATATACAACAAAAGGATAAATGCCGGGCCCAAATGCTGGCGGCTTATTTTGGTCAGCAGCTTGCTGTGCCATGTGGCATTTGTGATAATTGTCAGGTTGAGAAGAGAGCCGATGTGTAA
- a CDS encoding AraC family transcriptional regulator — MILHIKNMVCPRCVQAVTDLVNKMGLKDVQVDLGILTISDGDSPLKDRKKREQLADQLRVLGFELIDSQKGRLIEQIKKEVITLARKSDGEKPSQNLSQIIANALHYDYNHLSALFSASEGQTIEKYYIAQKIEFVKELLVYDELSLSQIAFNLGYSSTAHLSAQFKKVTGLTPSHFKSVKDQKRKFLTDI, encoded by the coding sequence ATGATACTGCATATCAAAAATATGGTTTGTCCACGCTGCGTCCAGGCTGTCACCGATCTGGTTAACAAGATGGGCCTAAAAGATGTGCAGGTCGATTTGGGCATCTTGACGATATCTGATGGAGATAGCCCTCTAAAAGATAGAAAAAAGCGGGAACAATTAGCTGACCAACTTCGGGTACTGGGCTTTGAACTGATTGACTCCCAGAAAGGGCGCCTGATAGAACAGATCAAAAAAGAAGTAATTACACTGGCCAGAAAATCCGATGGCGAGAAACCCAGCCAAAACCTTTCCCAAATTATAGCCAATGCCTTACATTATGATTATAACCACCTGAGCGCGCTTTTTTCCGCTTCAGAAGGGCAGACAATCGAAAAATACTATATCGCTCAAAAGATAGAATTTGTAAAAGAATTATTGGTCTATGACGAACTTAGTTTAAGTCAGATCGCTTTTAACCTCGGATATAGCAGCACGGCCCACCTCAGCGCGCAATTCAAAAAAGTAACCGGTCTAACCCCTTCCCATTTCAAAAGCGTAAAAGATCAAAAAAGGAAGTTTCTTACAGATATTTAA